The Neovison vison isolate M4711 chromosome 5, ASM_NN_V1, whole genome shotgun sequence genome includes a region encoding these proteins:
- the GRK1 gene encoding rhodopsin kinase GRK1: protein MDFGSLETVVANSAFIAARGSFDGTGGPSSRDRKYLAKLKLPPLSKCEGLRESLDLAFPSLCSEQPIGKRLFQQFLGADERLVPALELWKDIEDYDTADDDLRPQKARAILAEYLDPQAKLFCSFLDEGAVAKAREGPVASGDAPFQPLLQATLAYLSRTPFQEYLDSLHFQRFLQWKWLEAQPMGEDWFLDFRVLGKGGFGEVSACQMKATGKLYACKKLSKKRLKKRKGYQGAMVEKTILAKVHSRFIVSLAYAFETKTDLCLVMTLMNGGDIRYHIYNVNEENPGFQEPRAVFYTAQIISGLEHLHQRGIVYRDLKPENVLLDDDGNIRISDLGLAVELKDGQTKTKGYAGTPGFMAPELLRGEEYDFSVDYFALGVTLYEMIAARGPFRARGEKVENKELKQRILSEAVKYPDTFSQASKDFCEALLEKDPEKRLGFRDGTCDGLRTSPLFKDINWRQLEAGMLTPPFVPDSRTVYAKNIQDVGAFSTVKGVAFDKADAEFFQEFATGSCPIPWQEEMIETGVFAELNVWRSDGQMPDDMKGVTAEGAASASKSGMCLVS, encoded by the exons ATGGATTTCGGTTCCCTGGAGACGGTGGTGGCCAACTCGGCCTTCATCGCCGCCCGCGGCAGCTTCGACGGGACCGGCGGCCCGTCCTCTCGGGACAGGAAGTACCTGGCCAAGCTCAAGCTGCCCCCGCTGTCCAAGTGCGAGGGCCTCCGGGAGAGCCTGGACCTGGCTTTCCCGAGCTTGTGCTCAGAGCAGCCCATCGGCAAGCGGCTCTTCCAGCAGTTCCTGGGGGCCGACGAGAGGCTCGTTCCGGCTCTGGAGCTCTGGAAGGACATCGAGGACTATGACACGGCCGATGACGACCTCCGGCCTCAGAAGGCCCGGGCCATCCTGGCCGAGTACCTGGACCCCCAGGCCAagctcttctgcagcttcctggaCGAGGGTGCGGTGGCGAAGGCCCGGGAGGGGCCCGTGGCGAGCGGGGACGCGCCCTTCCAGCCGCTGCTGCAGGCCACCCTGGCGTACCTGAGCCGGACGCCCTTCCAGGAGTACCTGGACAGCCTCCACTTCCAGAGGTTCCTGCAGTGGAAGTGGCTAGAGGCCCAGCCCATGGGCGAGGACTGGTTCCtggacttcagggtcctggggaaaGGGGGCTTCGGGGAGGTGTCCGCCTGCCAGATGAAGGCCACGGGCAAGCTGTACGCCTGTAAGAAGCTCAGCAAGAAGAGGCTCAAGAAAAGGAAGGGCTACCAG GGTGCTATGGTCGAGAAGACGATTCTAGCAAAGGTTCACAGCAGGTTTATCGTCTCTCTGGCCTATGCGTTTGAAACCAAAACTGACCTCTGTCTGGTGATGACTCTCATGAACGGAGGGGACATAAG GTACCACATCTACAACGTGAACGAGGAGAACCCCGGCTTCCAGGAGCCGCGCGCGGTCTTCTACACGGCCCAGATCATCAGCGGCCTGGAGCACCTACACCAGAGAGGCATCGTGTACCGAGACCTCAAGCCGGAGAACGTGCTTCTGGACGATGACG GAAATATCCGCATTTCTGACCTTGGGCTGGCTGTGGAGCTGAAGGACGGGCAGACCAAGACCAAGGGCTACGCAGGCACCCCAG GGTTCATGGCCCCTGAGCTCCTGCGGGGCGAAGAGTACGACTTCTCCGTGGACTACTTCGCCCTGGGCGTCACGCTCTATGAGATGATCGCGGCCAGAGGGCCCTTCCGCGCCCGTGGAGAGAAG GTGGAGAACAAGGAGCTCAAGCAGAGGATCCTGTCTGAGGCCGTCAAGTACCCGGACACGTTCAGCCAGGCCAGCAAGGACTTCTGTGAGGCACTGCTGGAGAAGGACCCCGAGAAGCGCCTGGGTTTCAGAGACGGGACGTGTGACGGGCTCCGCACCAGCCCCCTCTTCAAGGACATTAATTGGAGACAGCTCGAGGCTG GGATGCTGACACCCCCCTTTGTCCCGGACTCCAGGACAGTCTATGCCAAGAACATCCAGGATGTGGGCGCCTTCTCCACCGTCAAGGGTGTGGCCTTCGACAAAGCCGATGCTGAGTTCTTCCAGGAATTTGCGACGGGCAGCTGTCCCATCCCTTGGCAGGAGGAGATGATCGAGACGGGCGTGTTTGCGGAGCTGAACGTGTGGCGTTCTGACGGGCAAATGCCCGACGACATGAAGGGGGTGACTGCGGAGGGGGCGGCCTCGGCGTCCAAGTCAGGGATGTGTCTGGTCTCCTAA